One part of the Solea solea chromosome 1, fSolSol10.1, whole genome shotgun sequence genome encodes these proteins:
- the LOC131460945 gene encoding putative uncharacterized transmembrane protein DDB_G0290641 isoform X3: protein MKRQNNVPFTHSAAPKGVAPVYKQVPSRVPREFMDAMKRIPSMAADYANIRTPEPTAKTQPKTKKGKAQSSANKWRSSFKPLGDEDDDDDDDDDDDDDDGGDDDGGNDDDAANDQSSSEKVELYNPYDPGSPDSETEKKDYNRSSSEQNQDHKLERQRLSPGISCRDNRWDSTFSEPGSRHFVRRDFFPEPRTTESQGLSSGHRLPERQAYSPHAETLDRPVFGSLSKDVDHRICSPDMIFHSSSPQEFLASYGGQKANGEERIRVLEHRREMTTVRLSPPKVQHHSKHHSGLMEKGQDPVTPATEVTRNRIKTVMMDESPVICDLCDVELANGQELEDHLDSKNHWVTLEYIQQNNNYDDLAIAFLQDVMIYKSRHCSRAIEDSALLGK, encoded by the exons ATGAAACGTCAGAATAATGTTCCGTTCACGCATTCAGCGGCGCCTAAAGGAGTTGCTCCTGTATACAAACAGGTGCCCTCAAG AGTACCCAGGGAGTTCATGGACGCTATGAAACGAATTCCATCAATGGCAGCAGACTACGCAAATATCAGGACTCCTGAACCTACTGCCAAAACGCAGCCAAAGACCAAGAAAGGTAAAG CACAATCATCTGCTAATAAATGGAGGTCTTCATTCAAACCACTaggagatgaagatgatgacgatgatgatgatgatgatgatgatgatgatgatggtggtgatgatgatggtggcaatgatgatgatgctgcaaaTGACCAAAGCAGTTCAGAAAA GGTTGAACTTTACAACCCGTATGATCCCGGTTCGCCAGACTCGGAAACTGAGAAAAAAGATTACAACCGCTCTTCATCTGAGCAGAATCAGGATCACAAACTGGAACGTCAGCGTTTGTCTCCAGGAATAAGCTGCCGTGACAACCGATGGGACTCCACCTTCTCAGAACCAGGAAGCCGACACTTTGTCAGACGTGACTTTTTCCCTGAACCCAGAACCACAGAGAGTCAAGGTCTTAGTTCAGGTCACAGGCTGCCTGAACGACAAGCTTACAGCCCACATGCTGAAACACTTGATCGACCAGTGTTTGGTTCCTTAAGTAAAGATGTGGACCACAGGATTTGCAGCCCTGACATGATTTTTCACAGCTCTTCCCCCCAAGAGTTTCTTGCATCTTATGGAGGACAAAAGGCcaatggagaggagaggataaGAGTCCTAGAACACAGAAGAGAG ATGACCACTGTTAGATTATCTCCACCTAAGGTACAACACCATTCTAAACATCACTCGGGGCTTATGGAAAAAG GTCAGGATCCAGTCACACCTGCTACAGAAGTGACGAGAAACAGAATCAAAACTGTAATGATGGACGA gagccCTGTCATCTGTGACCTTTGTGATGTTGAGCTGGCCAATGGGCAGGAGCTGGAGGATCATTTGGACAGTAAAAACCATTGGGTGACATTGGAGTACATTCAGCAGAATAATAACTATGATGATCTGGCGATAGCTTTCCTGCAA GACGTAATGATATATAAAAGCCGTCACTGCAGCCGAGCCATAGAGGACAGTGCTCTTCTAGGTAAATGA
- the LOC131460945 gene encoding uncharacterized protein LOC131460945 isoform X1 translates to MKRQNNVPFTHSAAPKGVAPVYKQVPSRVPREFMDAMKRIPSMAADYANIRTPEPTAKTQPKTKKGKAQSSANKWRSSFKPLGDEDDDDDDDDDDDDDDGGDDDGGNDDDAANDQSSSEKVELYNPYDPGSPDSETEKKDYNRSSSEQNQDHKLERQRLSPGISCRDNRWDSTFSEPGSRHFVRRDFFPEPRTTESQGLSSGHRLPERQAYSPHAETLDRPVFGSLSKDVDHRICSPDMIFHSSSPQEFLASYGGQKANGEERIRVLEHRREMTTVRLSPPKVQHHSKHHSGLMEKGQDPVTPATEVTRNRIKTVMMDESPVICDLCDVELANGQELEDHLDSKNHWVTLEYIQQNNNYDDLAIAFLQDVMIYKSRHCSRAIEDSALLALQENDHMTKVEMFHCAACNIFVSTSALSVQTHITSQEHLANTREFGVQQRRTCLEKAGTIMKELKPQFELFVKGDKPFE, encoded by the exons ATGAAACGTCAGAATAATGTTCCGTTCACGCATTCAGCGGCGCCTAAAGGAGTTGCTCCTGTATACAAACAGGTGCCCTCAAG AGTACCCAGGGAGTTCATGGACGCTATGAAACGAATTCCATCAATGGCAGCAGACTACGCAAATATCAGGACTCCTGAACCTACTGCCAAAACGCAGCCAAAGACCAAGAAAGGTAAAG CACAATCATCTGCTAATAAATGGAGGTCTTCATTCAAACCACTaggagatgaagatgatgacgatgatgatgatgatgatgatgatgatgatgatggtggtgatgatgatggtggcaatgatgatgatgctgcaaaTGACCAAAGCAGTTCAGAAAA GGTTGAACTTTACAACCCGTATGATCCCGGTTCGCCAGACTCGGAAACTGAGAAAAAAGATTACAACCGCTCTTCATCTGAGCAGAATCAGGATCACAAACTGGAACGTCAGCGTTTGTCTCCAGGAATAAGCTGCCGTGACAACCGATGGGACTCCACCTTCTCAGAACCAGGAAGCCGACACTTTGTCAGACGTGACTTTTTCCCTGAACCCAGAACCACAGAGAGTCAAGGTCTTAGTTCAGGTCACAGGCTGCCTGAACGACAAGCTTACAGCCCACATGCTGAAACACTTGATCGACCAGTGTTTGGTTCCTTAAGTAAAGATGTGGACCACAGGATTTGCAGCCCTGACATGATTTTTCACAGCTCTTCCCCCCAAGAGTTTCTTGCATCTTATGGAGGACAAAAGGCcaatggagaggagaggataaGAGTCCTAGAACACAGAAGAGAG ATGACCACTGTTAGATTATCTCCACCTAAGGTACAACACCATTCTAAACATCACTCGGGGCTTATGGAAAAAG GTCAGGATCCAGTCACACCTGCTACAGAAGTGACGAGAAACAGAATCAAAACTGTAATGATGGACGA gagccCTGTCATCTGTGACCTTTGTGATGTTGAGCTGGCCAATGGGCAGGAGCTGGAGGATCATTTGGACAGTAAAAACCATTGGGTGACATTGGAGTACATTCAGCAGAATAATAACTATGATGATCTGGCGATAGCTTTCCTGCAA GACGTAATGATATATAAAAGCCGTCACTGCAGCCGAGCCATAGAGGACAGTGCTCTTCTAG CTCTGCAGGAAAACGACCACATGACAAAGGTGGAAATGTTCCACTGTGCAGCTTGCAACATTTTTGTGTCCACCTCAGCATTGTCCGTTCAGACCCACATCACCTCTCAGGAACACCTCGCCAACACAAGG gAGTTTGGAGTGCAGCAGAGACGTACTTGCCTTGAAAAAGCAGGAACCATAATGAAGGAGCTGAAACCTCAGTTTGAACTCTTCGTAAAG GGGGACAAGCCGTTTGAATGA
- the LOC131460945 gene encoding uncharacterized protein LOC131460945 isoform X2, which produces MKRQNNVPFTHSAAPKGVAPVYKQVPSRVPREFMDAMKRIPSMAADYANIRTPEPTAKTQPKTKKAQSSANKWRSSFKPLGDEDDDDDDDDDDDDDDGGDDDGGNDDDAANDQSSSEKVELYNPYDPGSPDSETEKKDYNRSSSEQNQDHKLERQRLSPGISCRDNRWDSTFSEPGSRHFVRRDFFPEPRTTESQGLSSGHRLPERQAYSPHAETLDRPVFGSLSKDVDHRICSPDMIFHSSSPQEFLASYGGQKANGEERIRVLEHRREMTTVRLSPPKVQHHSKHHSGLMEKGQDPVTPATEVTRNRIKTVMMDESPVICDLCDVELANGQELEDHLDSKNHWVTLEYIQQNNNYDDLAIAFLQDVMIYKSRHCSRAIEDSALLALQENDHMTKVEMFHCAACNIFVSTSALSVQTHITSQEHLANTREFGVQQRRTCLEKAGTIMKELKPQFELFVKGDKPFE; this is translated from the exons ATGAAACGTCAGAATAATGTTCCGTTCACGCATTCAGCGGCGCCTAAAGGAGTTGCTCCTGTATACAAACAGGTGCCCTCAAG AGTACCCAGGGAGTTCATGGACGCTATGAAACGAATTCCATCAATGGCAGCAGACTACGCAAATATCAGGACTCCTGAACCTACTGCCAAAACGCAGCCAAAGACCAAGAAAG CACAATCATCTGCTAATAAATGGAGGTCTTCATTCAAACCACTaggagatgaagatgatgacgatgatgatgatgatgatgatgatgatgatgatggtggtgatgatgatggtggcaatgatgatgatgctgcaaaTGACCAAAGCAGTTCAGAAAA GGTTGAACTTTACAACCCGTATGATCCCGGTTCGCCAGACTCGGAAACTGAGAAAAAAGATTACAACCGCTCTTCATCTGAGCAGAATCAGGATCACAAACTGGAACGTCAGCGTTTGTCTCCAGGAATAAGCTGCCGTGACAACCGATGGGACTCCACCTTCTCAGAACCAGGAAGCCGACACTTTGTCAGACGTGACTTTTTCCCTGAACCCAGAACCACAGAGAGTCAAGGTCTTAGTTCAGGTCACAGGCTGCCTGAACGACAAGCTTACAGCCCACATGCTGAAACACTTGATCGACCAGTGTTTGGTTCCTTAAGTAAAGATGTGGACCACAGGATTTGCAGCCCTGACATGATTTTTCACAGCTCTTCCCCCCAAGAGTTTCTTGCATCTTATGGAGGACAAAAGGCcaatggagaggagaggataaGAGTCCTAGAACACAGAAGAGAG ATGACCACTGTTAGATTATCTCCACCTAAGGTACAACACCATTCTAAACATCACTCGGGGCTTATGGAAAAAG GTCAGGATCCAGTCACACCTGCTACAGAAGTGACGAGAAACAGAATCAAAACTGTAATGATGGACGA gagccCTGTCATCTGTGACCTTTGTGATGTTGAGCTGGCCAATGGGCAGGAGCTGGAGGATCATTTGGACAGTAAAAACCATTGGGTGACATTGGAGTACATTCAGCAGAATAATAACTATGATGATCTGGCGATAGCTTTCCTGCAA GACGTAATGATATATAAAAGCCGTCACTGCAGCCGAGCCATAGAGGACAGTGCTCTTCTAG CTCTGCAGGAAAACGACCACATGACAAAGGTGGAAATGTTCCACTGTGCAGCTTGCAACATTTTTGTGTCCACCTCAGCATTGTCCGTTCAGACCCACATCACCTCTCAGGAACACCTCGCCAACACAAGG gAGTTTGGAGTGCAGCAGAGACGTACTTGCCTTGAAAAAGCAGGAACCATAATGAAGGAGCTGAAACCTCAGTTTGAACTCTTCGTAAAG GGGGACAAGCCGTTTGAATGA